Below is a window of Cataglyphis hispanica isolate Lineage 1 chromosome 14, ULB_Chis1_1.0, whole genome shotgun sequence DNA.
ATCAAACTGAACATGCTTTAATCACCTTCTTCGTAAATCATAAGTGTTCTGAGATTCTTATCATGATATATCCGATTTTTCTCTGGAATGCTTAATACGTTCTtgtgattattttgattattaaaattatgcaatgttCTTCAATCTGAATAGCTTGCTCTATCAAAGTTACCAGTTTGATATAAATaccattgtaataaatattattcaaatttctttaattatatctgatctctctattttcttgttaatttAGCAAGCATTGATTTCAAAGTAAGAATTTACttgctatttttttgtttaatttctacTTGTTACTTCTTAATGCTTATCATGATATCTTctgatataatatcttttttgcacagtaatctttaaatttggCTGATACTAATGTTGCGTATCTTTCTCATTAATAACATGCAAtgacttttcaaaaatttgttgtactactgtattttaatttatcgataacTTCGATAGTCTTAACTATTTAGCTAAACTGTTTATTTAGTCAGATATACTCAAGGAAATTTGGAAAaagtatcaataattatagatataaatattcttgtaaTTCTCTACTTATCGCAATCATCCATGAGTAAACCAAGTTATCTTAAAACGATTCATACAACCGGTATGTACACAACCGGTATGTACGAACATTTCACTTTGGGATTGGAGCAAGATAAGGAAACGATTAAAAAACTCTGCTCTGAATCAAAACGAAGCTGTcatctttcaataattttggaCATACTaagcaattttcaaaattacagATGAATGTACGGAAATACCTTAGAGAGattgaaaaaacattaatcttgatatatttatattcttactcAACTCAGAAATTTCTCACTAATTTCATCTCAAATGAAGGCAAATGTTCTTAATcatcttttattatgttttaaaaatttttatatcttttttaattaacaattttagaTGTAGCTATGCTGCATCGACTCTTTTTagcattttattatgatatttttttctattccttTAGTATTGTGCTAGATTATCTATGttggcaaaaattattttacatgtataattaagtattaaaactttttttgtcaTCTTTAGAATCAATTTGCTTTGTCGTGCTGCACAAGAATATTATCAGCGGATGCGTTctcgtatgtatataattactgcAAACGACATTGAACCAGGTGGTATTTGGGACGCTAGAGAAACATACAATAATATGCTCGCAAAACGTAGAACACGGGAGGCGATgagaatgatattttattacgtgAGTAAAATgcgattacaaattaaaaatatttcgaatatatattacaaagaaatagaaatttgaaGGAAACATTGATtttgcattatacatatatatatatatatatatatatatatatatatatatatatacacatatttatacatagatatatgcattatatatataaatacatatcatccaaatttattatgaattgcTTTTAATTGGATTGTTCATTCATTAGGCTCCATCACAAGAACCTTatgatgaaaatatgaaatttgttCGCGAACCGCAACGTCAAACTGTATGACATTTACCTTCTCTGTTTTTTGACAGATTGTGTGAgtctactttttatatatttattatattttctatttacatttattatatatatatatatatatatatatatatatatatatatatgtactatttgtatttaatattacatttatattaaatttatataatttttagttactATAGATCATTTTATagtaactaaaattttatagtgttgttaaatatattcgtaattaaatatttttctttattttcttattttgttttatataaaaggataattattattaatgatctGTATTTAACAGCTACCATGTGTATCATCTATTGAGGTTTGCATTAAACAACGAATGGCATTATTATTATGGTAAATtgatataacattttcattaatctGTGATATTGTTAAAGTCGTAGACATAAAGATCTATAACCATAGTTTATTATAGTTTAcagttaaacattttatatatgctagAGTAAATAACttgaaactatatatatatcaatgcaATCTGTTTATAAGATGAAGTACTTTTCTAACAAATTCTGCTGCATTATAACAAGAAGAGTTgacatttcaaattattaatttaaagtaaattcaaaagtaaattgaaaaaagtaaattcaagattcattaattaaagttaattaatttaaattaataaactaatataactaatgaattaatgaaaattttaattttatattatttttaactaagtattataattacttagttttaaattatattaaattatattaaaaaaatatgttgctttttttattacaaaatataattctaataataaaaggaaatttGTATTCTTCTATTTGACGGATTTTCTTACTATTTTCtctaaattgtaaattttcgattacttttccattatttttattcttaaaaataaaaaaaaatgcttgttacaaatttaaagaaaatgtaatcaaatcttaaattttaatagcataatatataacatgtaaaacTTCTTGTGTATTAGATTTTTGGAATTTGACTACCATTtgtaataagtaaattatacattagcATTGCGCAATGACATTATTTACGTactacatttttatcattatttgtattttattgtatcttcAATTCTActaatcaattaattcttttgtaataaattgtacaataatgtatatatgtataataataaatatgtatatgaataaacattttatgaatgtaatataaatttttaattcaattttagtGCCAAAgtgtttattgaaaataacataataacatcagacacatataaatacatataaatcatcataaatagaaaaataatttttaaaaagtcattgatttttaagaaataaagaaagcttttaattatatattaatttattaatagatatatatttttgaagttaTCAAAATTTGCTATTGAAGTCATTGAAAcatttagtattatatatatatatatatatatatatagtatacatatatatatatatatatatatgtatatatatatacatataaaaatcaatgacTTTTATATGTGTCTgatgttattatatgttattttcaataaaaagcactttgacattaaaattgaattaaaaatgtatattacattcataaaatgtttatatatgtaatatatatatatatatatatatatatatatatatatatatatatatatatatatatataatgtatatgtatatatatttgttgtaccataaatgttaaaataatacgaCAGTttataaacgataaaataatgtaatatcacAAATGTTACAAAtggaacaaatatatattatataattatttaatttgttctacccttattactaaaaatattaaaagattcataATATTCTGTCACGATTGCGTAATCGTAGTATTTTCGCATAAATCTGTTGATGTGTTTTGTaactattctatatatatagaaagcgCTTTACTACCCAAGATGTAGCTCTCAAACTTTTATGACAGTGATTTTACTACTAAAAAACAAAGCATACAACAGAAAGAAACATAAAAGTATCATCTTACCGGGATCAATATCACGAAGGCTATAATccacaattttttcaatgtgtAGCTTGGGTatcgctttaaaaaaatttaattggaaGACATTTGCACTTTAATTAGATCGTTATCAGAATCGCAATTTTATCCTGTATTAATTATCTGAAAGACGCAATTGTTTTACATGTTGGAATTGTGGAATGCATAGAATGTAACAGTTTTACAGCTCACACAAATTTGAGTGAATCAAGACCTGATCTTCTATGTTGcctattgttattatatataaagtatatctcGCTGAATTATGGGTCGTCACGATCGTGATCGTCAACatttcctaaatttttttacatttggaGAATATAGAATGATCGTTTACTTTAGATTGTTAACATTTTTGggaatatgtacataattgtttatatGAGATGAATTCATAAGTAAAAATCAAGATCTGccgatctctctctttctctttcttcaatttattcttcaatttatttttctatcacatttaatctataattaatactaaaattgtttatttataataaattttcaattttgatacatatatctttatggAAATtgactattaattataagataattattataattatataattattattataagataaaatatgagtgataaaaaaaaattgttacacatatcattaatgtatgtataagttAAAGTcacaaattaaaactaaagtCACAAATaaagttcaaataaaaattataactgtcATTTACTTAATCATTTTATGCATATGATTACATAATCACATCCGgcgactattttatttattatactacaCGCAACTGGAAGAGATACTTTTGGAGacgtcattttatttttatttttctctttctcaacaaactttttacaaagaaagaaatattttttacaaagaaagaaatacgTTCTTCagataatctattataaataaatgctaaTGAAATGCTTTTGTGACGTTTGAGGCCACAGagcattcaataaaaaaaaaaggaataaaatttagaaaaaaataaagcaaaattatctctgtaaactttaaataatctctGTCCGGCTGCCAGGCTTTTTCTATAGAAGATTTACGTTCTGAAAAAGTAGTATAAAAAGAGATGTTAATATGAAAgctaagaaaattaagaatatgaattgttaaaaataaagttgttaAAAATAGATGTTACTGTTACAAGTTACAATATTCACCAATATTCATGAAGCAAATGCCGTGCATAGCAGTATGCCTCGAGATATCACACAAGTGCAGTTATCGCACACGCTTCTCCGATCAAAATTGATTAGAATTCGTAGGTGAAATGGATTATTCTGTAACAATTGCGATTACTGTTGGTTGCTGTTCAGTTGTCTACGCTTTAATAAGATACTATTCATCTAAGGATAAAAGGGATAAATTATTAGAGTTATCGGATACTTGGTGGACTCCTGGCACCGAAAACTCTGTCGACAATGACATCAAACCATACGAGATCGCTTTTTCCGAAGAGGTAATTCGTCCTTAATCAACACaacttgatataatttaaaaaaactgatttaataggaaaatttgaataaattaagcgATTATTaagcggaaaaaaaattattatttccagcTCGTGAAAGATTTGAAGTATCGATTAAAGCATACTAGACCTTTGACACCGCCGTTGAAAGACGTTGCTTGGAATTATGGCACTAACACGGATGCTTTAcgcaaatttttagattactgGGCAAACGATTACAATTTCCAGGAACgtcagaaatttataaatcaatatcaacattttaaaactaatattcaaggtaaagaatatatataatcgttaatgaagaatgttttcaatattcaatctaccataataaaaattaataattatcttttatcttctatatcaaaataatattaagatatattaatctaaaatatatatatatttttgaaaactcgAAGTGTTATTTCTCCGAAAATTATGCGGAAAATGATTgagaaagtaataatataataatatctattatagatTGAATGATTATTCCAttgaataatatgtaaaaaatatatttgcagtagtaaaatttaattttttttttaatattggcaaaatatcgaattcaaaattaaaaacaaatggcgcgttttttttaaatattaaaaagtcaaaATAATCTCAAAGTTATAAACGATTGaaggtaataaaaattaaaaaataaaaaaagctataaaaattataattaaagatggaCTTGTGTGATAATAATCGAGGAAATTAGAGGTAGGGCTGAAACATTAATCCGATActtgatacataaaaataatttatttgttttacaaaataaaattatttatttttacacatcaAGCATTGCGTTGAGCACTGCTCAAATTCAGCCCTATCTCTAATTTCCttgaaagtaataaatttcgtTCAATCGTTCGCAACTGAAATCCGTAAAGCAAAGTCCATACATTTAAAgtcatataattatgcatCTCCGCATGCCAATCAtatcattaattcaatttgtacaactaattttgatatattttaagactGGCCTTGCTTTTCAATTCATTATGTACAGAGAacagaaattattacaaattaaaataaaattaaaatttttaatgttatattcgCTTATTTTCGCGttcattcttaatattttaaattaaactatatataaatgactaTGTATCCTGCATTTAATTTAGGATTGGACATACACTTTATTCGCGCAAAACCAAGTAATGCAGAAGAAAAACGAGTCTTACCACTGTTAATTTTACACGGATGGCCCGGCtctataatagaattttacaaGATCATCCCTTTATTGACGACACCTAAATCAGAACACGATTTCGTATTTGAAGTGATAGCGCCTTCCTTGCCTGGATTCGGTTTTTCCAGTGCAGCTACAATACCTGGCCTCTCATACATTCAGATGAGCGTGGTACTAAAAAATCTCATGTTGAGACTCggttatgataaattttacgtaCAAGGGGGCGATTGGGGCGCGATCATCATCAATACTATGTCCGTTCTTTTTCCGCAACAGTAAGGTTTTCCTCTCTAATTATATCACTAacaataaacttaaaaattatcaccATCAATGTAAATGAATTGTGCAATTTGTAGCGTGTTAGGTATGCATTCCAACATGTGTTTGGTGGTGAAAAATTGGGTTCTAATGAAACAAATGCTATACGAGTACTTGTCTTCTTTCTTGCCTTGGGTGAAAAAAACTGGCAAATCACGagcattttcatataaaaatttcttagtaGAAACCGGATACCTTCATATCCAAGCTACAAAGCCAGATACAATTggtaaatattgttattaatacaaatatacacaaaaagaactttttatgtcttttgttgaataaaaattgaagattttttaaagtaaattttaaagatttttcagTACAGTCTTGTACTGAACGAATGACATGAGAATTATTAACATTGTGTTATCATCTTTTGTTTCAGGGGTAGGGCTAACTGACTCACCTACTGGTTTGGCAgcgtattttattcaaaaaattttgtttggtACAaactattcttttaaaaacagGACGGATTGTAGAtttctggaaaaatatatgtacgatgaattgattgataatttaatgatttattggGCATCCAATAGCATTACTACAGCTATGCGAATATATGCTGAAATGTTTACCAAGGAAAACTTAGTGTTGAGAAATCTCATAAAttcgtatgtatataatgatcATCGCAAATTACAACgactctattatattatatcatattattgtaGCATATATAATCCTTGTAATAagttctaaatattaaaattgacatatttttatagagcATTGATAAAGGTTCCCAGCGCTTGTGCGCAGTTTCCTAATGAGATAATGGAACAATCTCCAAAATTACTCAGAACACATTTCGTGAATCTTTTACGTGTTACTAAAATGCCTCGAGGTGGTCATTTTGCAGCATTCGAGGAACCTGAATTACTTGCAAATGACATATGGGCCTCTATTGACGAGATGGAAATGTGGaacaaaaaacataataaaaatttgtgatttaaTTCATAACACATGCatatggaaataataatatatatatatatatatatatatatatatatatatatatatatatatatatatatatatagtgactTAAACTTGCTATCACGAAAAATgatgtattttttgtataaatacaaataaatgtttttcaataaatgtcaaataaatatattatatttgtgcatttttgcatttttctcaGTACATCTTATATGAGTTGTATGATTTtgcgatttataatttaatggatattttaatatataaatatgctgatatataatttttcggatattttaacatatataaatattctaatatatgtataattatttcaaaatgtttatatatattattaatgtatattttatatatatgtatgttttttttttatattatacacgcaataaaattaaaaatagatactcTATACCGAATTTATCgtgaattataaatctaaaaagtaatataaatctataaatctaAAAAGTGAACTGTAGATTTGGATTAGATTCCAAAATGATGTGACATTTCCCCAGGAAAATTTTACTCCTAATAACCGGCCTGGAATCAATCAGAGTAAAATTTTGTCGTAATCccaatttcgataattttttcttttcttctttctttaaatgGCATCTGCCCTCAAACTAAATAGTTCAATGAGATGTGCACATTCCAGTATCTTCATTGAAAAGAggtaagcggggagcacacacttttgcataagcgcataatcataaacataaagaaattgattggtccacaaatgtatgcataagaaaatgaaccaatcaatttccttatgcttattgttatgcgcttatgcaaaagtgtgtgctccccgtttAAAGATCAAAAAAACAGATCCATAATCCAATGGTGTTTTTGACATAATTTCACGCATGCGCACGAAAGTTTTGTTAGAGGTTAGAAGTTTCTCTACTCGATGGTCATTTCGAAACTTTTTCGAACGTTCCCTCCATTTCCTCCCACACTCCTACATTGTGGTTTCGCGTGATGTGATGATAATGATAGAAATAGTAAATGATGATAAGCAAATGCATGGCGTAGTGTTGTGCGTACCGACATGTTTGACATTTTGAGCTCGGGCCATTAAAAATGGATTCTTATCAAAGCTTCATAGAAACATTTCAACAAGCTATCTCCACCAGAGATTTAGCtactttaacaaataatttgaaaagtgGTCAAGGATTTCTTGCGATTATTTCACTTGAAGATCGCGGTAAGTaacataacaattataaatagtgatatacatatatatcttcaaatgaaatcatattattattattattttg
It encodes the following:
- the LOC126854562 gene encoding juvenile hormone epoxide hydrolase 1-like, which produces MDYSVTIAITVGCCSVVYALIRYYSSKDKRDKLLELSDTWWTPGTENSVDNDIKPYEIAFSEELVKDLKYRLKHTRPLTPPLKDVAWNYGTNTDALRKFLDYWANDYNFQERQKFINQYQHFKTNIQGLDIHFIRAKPSNAEEKRVLPLLILHGWPGSIIEFYKIIPLLTTPKSEHDFVFEVIAPSLPGFGFSSAATIPGLSYIQMSVVLKNLMLRLGYDKFYVQGGDWGAIIINTMSVLFPQHVLGMHSNMCLVVKNWVLMKQMLYEYLSSFLPWVKKTGKSRAFSYKNFLVETGYLHIQATKPDTIGVGLTDSPTGLAAYFIQKILFGTNYSFKNRTDCRFLEKYMYDELIDNLMIYWASNSITTAMRIYAEMFTKENLVLRNLINSALIKVPSACAQFPNEIMEQSPKLLRTHFVNLLRVTKMPRGGHFAAFEEPELLANDIWASIDEMEMWNKKHNKNL